In one Streptomyces sp. NBC_00597 genomic region, the following are encoded:
- the pknB gene encoding Stk1 family PASTA domain-containing Ser/Thr kinase, whose product MDTTLDDPLVGQTLDGRYRVDARIAAGGMATVYRAVDTRLDRVLALKVMHPALAADGGFVDRFIREAKSVARLAHPNVVAVFDQGTDGPYTYLAMEYVSGCTLRDVLRERGALQPRAALDILEPVLAALGAAHRAGFVHRDMKPENVLIGDDGRVKVADFGLVRSVDSVTSTTGSVLGTVSYLAPEQIESGSGDTRVDVYACGVVLYEMLTGSKPHSGGTPAQVLYQHLHEDVPPPSAAVPGLPAGLDELVAYAAARDPELRPADAAALLGLTLDARARLSDAELDSVPPQAYAQVRSATEDRTSVIARSVAAQPANPTSRLELPDRAQVRQAQAAPPARRGPRRGTLLVIAGVLLALGLGTGVWYINAGQFTQVPNLLGKSEAQAKTELSAAGLGVKRIDRKFSDAFDRGTVMNSDPAGGKRIRGNGAVVLTVSRGPEVVVVPDVKGKTLEDAKAELTKSGLAPGLVTQAFSQDVAQGSVISTDPTGGQKRPTDTAVAILVSRGRPVQVPNVAGRPLDQARATLQDAGLKVETAADQVNSQFPAGTVANQSIGAGVQASTGDTVTLTVSKGPRQIPVPNVTGQEADVARKTLEAAGFKVKVERPFLSFSNTVDAQSVPGGQAAPEGSTIVLRTKGL is encoded by the coding sequence GTGGATACGACCCTGGATGACCCCCTCGTCGGGCAGACACTCGACGGCCGCTACCGCGTCGACGCCCGAATCGCGGCCGGCGGCATGGCAACGGTCTACCGGGCCGTCGACACCCGTCTCGACCGCGTGCTCGCGCTGAAGGTGATGCACCCGGCGCTCGCCGCCGACGGCGGCTTCGTCGACCGTTTCATCAGAGAAGCCAAGTCCGTCGCCCGCCTCGCGCACCCCAACGTCGTCGCCGTTTTCGACCAGGGCACCGACGGGCCGTACACGTACCTCGCCATGGAGTACGTGTCCGGCTGCACGCTGCGTGACGTCCTGCGCGAGCGCGGCGCGCTCCAGCCCCGTGCGGCGCTCGACATCCTTGAGCCCGTCCTGGCCGCGCTCGGCGCCGCGCACCGCGCGGGGTTCGTGCACCGGGACATGAAACCGGAGAACGTCCTGATCGGCGACGACGGCCGGGTCAAGGTGGCGGACTTCGGGCTGGTCCGGTCCGTCGACTCGGTCACCAGCACCACCGGCTCCGTCCTCGGCACCGTCTCCTACCTCGCCCCGGAGCAGATAGAGAGCGGCAGCGGCGACACCCGCGTGGACGTCTACGCCTGCGGCGTCGTCCTGTACGAGATGCTCACCGGCTCCAAGCCGCACAGCGGCGGCACCCCCGCCCAGGTGCTCTACCAGCACCTGCACGAGGACGTGCCGCCCCCGTCGGCCGCCGTCCCAGGGCTGCCCGCCGGCCTGGACGAGCTCGTCGCGTACGCCGCCGCCCGCGATCCGGAGCTGCGCCCCGCCGACGCGGCCGCCCTGCTCGGGCTGACCCTCGACGCCCGCGCGCGGCTGAGCGACGCCGAGCTGGACTCGGTACCGCCCCAGGCGTACGCGCAGGTACGGAGCGCCACCGAGGACCGCACCAGCGTGATCGCGCGGTCCGTGGCGGCGCAGCCCGCGAACCCCACGTCGCGGCTGGAGCTCCCGGACCGCGCGCAGGTGCGGCAGGCCCAGGCGGCGCCGCCGGCCCGGCGCGGGCCGCGGCGCGGCACGCTGCTCGTCATCGCCGGGGTGCTGCTGGCCCTCGGCCTGGGCACCGGGGTCTGGTACATCAACGCCGGACAGTTCACCCAGGTACCCAACCTGCTGGGCAAGAGCGAGGCGCAGGCCAAGACCGAGCTGTCCGCGGCCGGCCTCGGCGTGAAGCGGATCGACCGGAAGTTCAGCGACGCCTTCGACCGCGGGACGGTGATGAACTCCGACCCCGCCGGCGGCAAGCGGATCCGCGGCAACGGTGCGGTGGTGCTCACGGTCTCGCGCGGCCCCGAGGTCGTCGTCGTACCGGACGTGAAGGGCAAGACGCTGGAGGACGCGAAGGCCGAGCTGACCAAGAGCGGTCTGGCGCCAGGCCTGGTCACGCAGGCATTCAGTCAGGACGTCGCCCAGGGTTCGGTGATCTCCACCGACCCGACGGGCGGGCAGAAGCGCCCCACCGACACGGCGGTCGCGATCCTGGTCAGCAGGGGCCGGCCGGTACAGGTGCCGAACGTGGCAGGACGGCCCCTCGACCAGGCACGGGCCACGCTCCAGGACGCCGGCCTCAAGGTCGAGACGGCCGCCGACCAGGTCAATTCGCAGTTCCCGGCCGGTACGGTCGCCAACCAGTCGATCGGCGCCGGCGTCCAGGCCTCGACCGGTGACACGGTGACGCTCACCGTGTCCAAGGGCCCGCGGCAGATCCCGGTGCCGAACGTGACCGGCCAGGAGGCGGACGTGGCCCGCAAGACGCTGGAGGCGGCCGGCTTCAAGGTGAAGGTGGAGCGTCCGTTCCTCTCCTTCAGCAACACGGTGGACGCGCAGTCGGTGCCGGGCGGCCAGGCCGCCCCCGAGGGCAGCACGATCGTCCTGCGGACCAAGGGGCTGTAG
- a CDS encoding deoxyribonuclease IV encodes MRNPVGGHVPVAGGLASVGLAYAREMGAEAVQVFVANPRGWATPVGNPAQDELFRAGCEAGSIPAYVHAPYLINFGSHTEATVEKSVESLRHSLRRGREIGALGVVVHTGSATGGRPREAAYAQVREYMLPLLDELVHDDDPFLLLESTAGQGSSLCSRTWDFGPYFEALDHHPKLGICLDTCHIFAAGHDLAEPGGAKQTLDLLVDTVGEGRLKLIHANDSKEGVGAHKDRHANIGQGHIGRDAFGELFAHPAMEGVPLIIETPGGKEGHAADVALLKELRELH; translated from the coding sequence ATGCGCAATCCCGTGGGCGGGCACGTCCCCGTCGCCGGCGGGCTCGCTTCGGTGGGGCTGGCGTACGCGCGGGAGATGGGTGCGGAGGCCGTCCAGGTCTTCGTGGCCAATCCGCGCGGCTGGGCGACCCCGGTCGGGAACCCGGCGCAGGACGAGCTGTTCCGTGCGGGGTGCGAGGCCGGGTCGATCCCGGCGTACGTGCACGCCCCGTACCTGATCAACTTCGGCTCGCACACCGAGGCGACCGTGGAGAAGTCGGTGGAGTCGCTGCGGCACTCGCTGCGCCGCGGCCGGGAGATCGGCGCGCTCGGGGTGGTGGTGCACACCGGCTCAGCGACCGGAGGACGCCCGCGCGAGGCGGCGTATGCGCAGGTCAGGGAGTACATGCTGCCGCTGCTGGACGAGCTGGTGCACGACGATGACCCGTTCCTGCTGCTGGAGTCCACGGCCGGGCAGGGCTCCTCGCTGTGCTCCCGGACGTGGGACTTCGGCCCGTACTTCGAGGCGCTCGACCACCATCCGAAGCTCGGGATCTGCCTGGACACCTGCCACATCTTCGCGGCGGGGCACGATCTGGCGGAGCCGGGCGGGGCCAAGCAGACGCTGGACCTGCTGGTGGACACGGTGGGCGAGGGGCGACTGAAGCTGATCCACGCCAACGACTCGAAGGAGGGCGTGGGCGCCCACAAGGACCGCCACGCCAACATCGGCCAGGGTCACATCGGCCGGGACGCCTTCGGCGAGCTGTTCGCGCACCCCGCGATGGAAGGTGTCCCTCTGATCATCGAGACGCCGGGCGGCAAGGAGGGGCACGCGGCGGACGTGGCCCTGCTGAAGGAGCTGCGCGAACTCCACTGA
- a CDS encoding DUF4396 domain-containing protein, with the protein MEHAHHTQAEHSHAEHAHHGHHDAGRASWATAAKATLHCLTGCAVGEVLGMVVGTALGWGNVPTTILAIALAFFFGYALTLRGILAAGVDLRTAFRVALAADTLSIAVMELIDNGVIAVWPGAMDAHLSQALFWIALAVSLALAFLVTTPVNKWLIGRGKGHAVVHRYHH; encoded by the coding sequence ATGGAACACGCACACCACACGCAGGCGGAACACTCACACGCAGAGCATGCGCACCACGGGCACCACGACGCCGGCCGGGCGAGCTGGGCCACGGCCGCCAAGGCCACCCTCCACTGCCTCACCGGATGCGCCGTGGGCGAGGTGCTCGGCATGGTCGTCGGCACGGCACTCGGCTGGGGAAACGTTCCGACGACGATCCTGGCGATCGCCCTCGCGTTCTTCTTCGGCTACGCGCTCACCTTGCGCGGGATCCTCGCCGCGGGCGTGGACCTGCGTACGGCCTTCCGGGTGGCCTTGGCGGCGGACACGCTTTCGATCGCCGTCATGGAACTGATCGACAACGGCGTGATCGCGGTGTGGCCCGGAGCGATGGACGCACACCTCTCGCAGGCGCTGTTCTGGATCGCGCTGGCGGTTTCGCTCGCGCTCGCCTTCCTCGTCACGACCCCGGTCAACAAGTGGCTGATCGGCCGCGGCAAGGGGCACGCGGTCGTCCACCGCTACCACCACTGA
- a CDS encoding sulfite oxidase-like oxidoreductase, with translation MGQPESRESPGAEQPELPPGQRLQRGWPVTHYGPVPKFKPDRWEFRVFGATADGEKHCWNHEEFTALPFETVVADLHCVTKFSMPGAEWGGVLAREILALAPPSPQVTHVMVWAEYGFSSNLRLADFASERTVFATHEGGELLTAEHGFPVRLVVPHLYAWKGPKWVRGIEYMTADRRGFWEERGYHNIGDPWREQRYSYQEEPGDGPEL, from the coding sequence ATGGGTCAGCCGGAAAGCCGGGAATCTCCGGGAGCAGAACAGCCGGAGCTTCCACCGGGGCAGCGGTTGCAGCGCGGTTGGCCGGTCACCCACTACGGCCCGGTCCCCAAGTTCAAGCCGGACCGCTGGGAGTTCCGCGTCTTCGGTGCCACCGCCGACGGCGAGAAGCACTGCTGGAACCACGAGGAGTTCACGGCCCTGCCGTTCGAAACGGTCGTGGCCGACCTGCACTGCGTGACGAAGTTCAGCATGCCGGGCGCCGAGTGGGGCGGGGTCCTCGCCCGCGAAATCCTCGCCCTGGCGCCGCCGTCGCCGCAGGTCACGCATGTGATGGTGTGGGCCGAGTACGGCTTCAGCTCCAATCTGCGGCTGGCCGACTTCGCCTCCGAGCGGACCGTCTTCGCCACCCACGAGGGCGGTGAACTGCTCACTGCGGAGCACGGCTTCCCGGTGCGGCTCGTGGTTCCGCACCTGTACGCCTGGAAGGGCCCCAAGTGGGTCCGCGGCATCGAGTACATGACCGCCGACCGCCGCGGCTTCTGGGAGGAGCGGGGCTACCACAACATCGGCGACCCCTGGCGCGAGCAGCGCTACTCGTACCAGGAGGAGCCGGGGGACGGCCCCGAGCTGTAG
- the bfr gene encoding bacterioferritin yields the protein MQGDPEVLEFLNEQLTGELTAINQYWLHYRIQDNKGWTKLANYTRAESIDEMKHADKLTERILMLDGLPNYQRLFHVRVGQTLTEMFQADRQVEVEAIDRLKRGIEVMRGKGDVTSARLFEDILADEEHHIDYLDTQLELIESIGEPLYIAQLIEQPEG from the coding sequence ATGCAGGGCGACCCCGAGGTCCTTGAGTTTCTGAACGAGCAGTTGACCGGCGAGCTCACGGCGATCAACCAGTACTGGCTCCACTACCGGATCCAGGACAACAAGGGTTGGACCAAGCTCGCGAACTACACCCGTGCCGAGTCCATCGACGAGATGAAGCACGCGGACAAGCTCACCGAGCGCATCCTCATGCTGGACGGGCTTCCGAACTACCAGCGGCTCTTCCACGTACGGGTGGGCCAGACCCTGACGGAGATGTTCCAGGCGGACCGGCAGGTCGAGGTCGAGGCGATCGACCGCCTCAAGCGCGGGATCGAGGTGATGCGCGGCAAGGGCGACGTGACCTCGGCGCGCCTCTTCGAGGACATCCTGGCGGACGAGGAGCACCACATCGACTACCTCGACACCCAGCTGGAGCTCATCGAGAGCATCGGGGAGCCGCTCTACATCGCGCAGCTGATCGAGCAGCCGGAGGGCTGA
- a CDS encoding (2Fe-2S)-binding protein gives MATETVPAREVNRVYVCSCFGITDKQVKDHAAAGACTPRQIASVTKAGTDCGSCVRTIQGLLGRGACPRRELLEKGNAAAVLAADPELAEAA, from the coding sequence ATGGCTACAGAGACCGTTCCTGCCAGGGAGGTGAACCGCGTGTACGTCTGCTCTTGCTTCGGGATCACCGACAAGCAGGTCAAGGACCACGCGGCTGCCGGGGCCTGCACCCCCCGCCAGATCGCCTCGGTCACCAAGGCCGGCACGGACTGCGGATCCTGCGTGCGCACCATCCAGGGCCTCCTGGGCCGCGGGGCCTGCCCGCGCCGGGAACTCCTGGAGAAGGGCAATGCGGCCGCCGTGCTCGCCGCCGACCCGGAGCTCGCGGAAGCCGCGTAG
- a CDS encoding class II 3-deoxy-7-phosphoheptulonate synthase, whose product MYEVTVNAETQAPVAKATWRDLPAAQQPSYPDAEALRAVVADLESYPPLVFAGECDQLRARLGAVAKGEAFLLQGGDCAEAFDAVSADHIRAKLKTLLQMSAVLTYAASVPVVKVGRIAGQYSKPRSKDTETRDGVTLPTYRGDSVNGFAFTEEARIPDPERLKRMYHASASTLNLVRAFTTGGYADLRQVHAWNQDFVKSSPSGQRYEQLAREIDNALNFMKACGTDPAEFKAVEFYASHEALLLAYEGALTRTDSRTGKLYDTSGHMVWIGERTRQLDHAHIEFCSQIANPIGIKLGPTTTVDEALTYIDRLDPEREPGRLTFVVRMGADKVRDKLPELVEKVTASGATVAWVTDPMHGNTFEAASGHKTRRFDDVLDEVKGFFEVHKALGTHPGGIHVELTGDDVTECVGGGDEIFVDDLHQRYETACDPRLNRSQSLDLAFLVAEMYRDQ is encoded by the coding sequence GTGTACGAGGTGACCGTGAACGCTGAAACCCAAGCCCCCGTCGCCAAGGCGACATGGCGAGACCTTCCCGCGGCGCAGCAGCCTTCGTACCCCGATGCCGAGGCACTGCGCGCTGTCGTCGCGGACCTCGAATCGTATCCTCCGCTTGTTTTCGCGGGTGAGTGCGACCAGCTGCGCGCCCGCCTGGGAGCCGTCGCCAAGGGCGAGGCGTTCCTGCTGCAGGGCGGCGACTGTGCCGAGGCCTTCGACGCCGTGTCCGCCGACCACATCCGCGCCAAGCTGAAGACGCTGCTCCAGATGAGCGCCGTCCTGACGTACGCGGCCTCCGTGCCCGTCGTCAAGGTCGGCCGGATCGCCGGCCAGTACTCCAAGCCGCGCTCGAAGGACACCGAGACCCGCGACGGCGTCACCCTGCCGACCTACCGCGGCGACTCCGTCAACGGCTTCGCCTTCACCGAAGAGGCCCGGATCCCGGACCCCGAGCGGCTGAAGCGGATGTACCACGCGTCCGCGTCGACGCTGAACCTGGTGCGCGCCTTCACCACCGGTGGCTACGCGGACCTGCGCCAGGTGCACGCCTGGAACCAGGACTTCGTGAAGTCCTCCCCGTCCGGGCAGCGCTACGAGCAGCTCGCGCGGGAGATCGACAACGCGCTGAACTTCATGAAGGCCTGCGGCACCGACCCGGCCGAGTTCAAGGCCGTCGAGTTCTACGCTTCCCACGAGGCGCTGCTGCTCGCCTACGAGGGCGCGCTCACCCGTACGGACTCCCGCACCGGGAAGCTGTACGACACCTCCGGCCACATGGTCTGGATCGGCGAGCGCACCCGCCAGCTGGACCACGCGCACATCGAGTTCTGCTCGCAGATCGCCAACCCGATCGGCATCAAGCTCGGCCCGACCACCACGGTGGACGAGGCGCTGACCTACATCGACCGCCTGGACCCCGAGCGCGAGCCGGGCCGGCTGACCTTCGTCGTCCGCATGGGCGCCGACAAGGTCCGCGACAAGCTCCCCGAGCTCGTCGAGAAGGTCACGGCCTCGGGCGCGACCGTCGCCTGGGTCACCGACCCGATGCACGGCAACACCTTCGAGGCGGCCTCCGGCCACAAGACGCGCCGTTTCGACGACGTGCTCGACGAGGTCAAGGGCTTCTTCGAGGTCCACAAGGCCCTGGGTACCCACCCGGGCGGCATCCACGTCGAGCTCACCGGTGACGACGTCACCGAGTGCGTGGGCGGCGGCGACGAGATCTTCGTCGACGACCTGCACCAGCGCTACGAGACGGCCTGCGACCCGCGGCTCAACCGCAGCCAGTCCCTGGACCTGGCCTTCCTGGTCGCGGAAATGTACCGCGATCAGTAA
- a CDS encoding anthranilate synthase family protein, protein MEPSRLLELLDDSCPPFALLRRRTPGRDHDTVEVLIGAVHEAGLLAELPVRELPTLALVPFRQIRERGFDVRDDGTPLTVLAAEEAYEVPLAEALAALPDHPVHVAGGGFDVPDEEYAATVERVIRDEIGRGEGANFVIRRTYRGRIDGFGRADALALFRRLLLGERGAYWTYVVHTGERTLVGASPEVHVRMSGGTVVMNPISGTYRYPAGGPTAESLLAFLGDRKETEELSMVVDEELKMMCTVGNRGGVVVGPRLKEMAHLAHTEYELRGRSSLDVREVLRETMFAATVTGSPVQNACRVIERYEAGGRGYYAGALALLGVDGAGTQTLDSPILIRTADIAADGALRVPVGATLVRHSDPAGEVAETHAKAAGVLAALGVRPAAPRAGSAAPGLAGDPRVQAALAARRQDLAPFWLRMQERPAAESGHALVVDGEDTFTAMLAHVLRVSGLEVTVRRYDDPGLRAAALSWTGPVVLGPGPGNPADAADPKMQMLRGLTAELLAGHRSGLLGVCLGHELLAAELGLPLIRKAEPAQGAQTRIDFFGEEEVVGFYNTYTAHCPDELAGRLAVSGVEVSRHPVTAEVHALRSAAGGFAGVQFHPESVLTLRGADLLRELLAAVTAATV, encoded by the coding sequence ATGGAACCCAGCCGCCTGCTCGAACTGCTCGACGACTCCTGCCCGCCGTTCGCCCTGCTGCGCCGCCGGACCCCCGGCCGCGACCACGACACCGTCGAGGTGCTGATCGGCGCGGTCCACGAGGCCGGGCTCCTCGCCGAGCTGCCCGTACGGGAGCTGCCCACACTCGCCCTCGTCCCGTTCCGCCAGATCCGGGAGCGCGGGTTCGACGTGCGCGACGACGGCACGCCGCTGACCGTGTTGGCCGCCGAGGAGGCGTACGAGGTCCCCCTCGCGGAGGCGCTGGCCGCGCTGCCGGACCACCCGGTGCACGTCGCGGGCGGCGGCTTCGACGTGCCCGACGAGGAGTACGCGGCCACCGTCGAGCGGGTGATCCGGGACGAGATCGGCCGCGGCGAGGGCGCGAACTTCGTCATCCGGCGCACGTACCGGGGCCGGATCGACGGCTTCGGGCGGGCCGACGCGCTCGCGCTGTTCCGGAGGCTGCTGCTGGGCGAGCGCGGCGCGTACTGGACGTACGTCGTGCACACGGGGGAGCGCACTCTGGTCGGGGCCAGCCCCGAGGTCCACGTGCGGATGTCCGGCGGCACGGTCGTGATGAACCCCATCAGCGGGACGTACCGCTATCCGGCCGGCGGCCCGACCGCCGAGTCCCTCCTCGCCTTCCTCGGCGACCGCAAGGAGACCGAGGAGCTGTCGATGGTGGTCGACGAGGAGCTGAAGATGATGTGCACGGTCGGCAACCGCGGCGGGGTCGTCGTCGGGCCGCGGCTCAAGGAGATGGCACACCTCGCGCACACCGAGTACGAGCTGCGCGGCCGGTCCTCGCTGGACGTGCGGGAGGTGCTGCGCGAAACCATGTTCGCGGCGACGGTGACCGGCTCTCCCGTACAGAACGCCTGCCGGGTGATCGAGCGGTACGAGGCCGGCGGGCGCGGTTACTACGCGGGCGCGCTGGCGCTGCTGGGCGTCGACGGGGCCGGGACGCAGACGCTGGACTCCCCGATCCTGATCCGGACCGCGGACATCGCGGCGGACGGCGCGCTGCGGGTGCCGGTGGGCGCCACGCTGGTCCGCCACTCGGACCCGGCGGGCGAGGTCGCGGAGACCCACGCGAAGGCGGCCGGGGTGCTGGCGGCGCTCGGGGTCCGCCCGGCGGCCCCGCGGGCCGGGTCCGCCGCGCCGGGCCTGGCCGGCGACCCGCGGGTCCAGGCGGCCCTGGCGGCGCGCCGCCAGGACCTGGCGCCGTTCTGGCTCCGGATGCAGGAGCGGCCGGCCGCGGAGAGCGGCCACGCCCTGGTGGTGGACGGCGAGGACACCTTCACGGCGATGCTGGCCCATGTGCTGCGGGTGTCGGGGCTGGAGGTGACGGTACGCCGCTACGACGATCCCGGACTGCGGGCGGCGGCCCTGTCCTGGACGGGCCCGGTGGTCCTGGGACCGGGACCGGGCAACCCTGCGGACGCCGCCGACCCGAAGATGCAGATGCTGCGCGGGCTCACGGCGGAGCTCCTGGCGGGTCACCGGTCCGGGCTCCTGGGCGTCTGCCTCGGGCACGAGCTGTTGGCGGCCGAGCTGGGCCTGCCTCTGATCCGCAAGGCGGAGCCGGCGCAGGGGGCGCAGACCCGGATCGACTTCTTCGGCGAGGAGGAGGTGGTGGGCTTCTACAACACGTACACGGCGCACTGCCCCGACGAGCTCGCCGGCCGGCTGGCCGTGTCGGGCGTGGAGGTCTCCCGGCACCCGGTGACGGCCGAGGTGCACGCCCTGCGCTCGGCCGCCGGCGGCTTCGCGGGAGTCCAGTTCCACCCGGAGTCGGTGCTCACCCTCCGCGGCGCGGACCTGCTGCGCGAGCTGCTGGCCGCAGTGACGGCCGCCACGGTCTAG
- a CDS encoding 2-hydroxyacid dehydrogenase — translation MEILAFGVQDDEKPLIESAFAAAGQHEARCLEVFLTEDTAPIAAGYEVVSSSVNADLGGRVLRTLAGGGTKMIAQRSTGFNNIDLDVARQLGMTVSRVSYYSPYSVAEFAWTLAMTVNRRIVRASNRTRDFDFRLNGLMGRDMHGRTAGVLGTGKIGEAFTRIAHGFGMNLLGWDVVQNPACVELGMKYVDKDELLASADLISLHVPLLESTHHVIDAAALRTMKDDAILVNSSRGGLIDTQALVSELRAGRFEGVGLDVYEAEAGVFFLDKSLEAVEDDTLARLITFPNVVVTSHQGYYTHDAVGQIVDATVRNVADYLAGRRSENTLCPS, via the coding sequence GTGGAAATCCTGGCATTCGGGGTGCAGGACGACGAGAAGCCGCTGATCGAGAGCGCGTTCGCGGCCGCGGGGCAGCACGAGGCGCGCTGCCTGGAGGTCTTCCTCACCGAGGACACCGCCCCGATCGCGGCCGGGTACGAGGTCGTCTCGTCGAGCGTGAACGCCGACCTGGGCGGGCGGGTGCTGCGGACCCTGGCCGGCGGCGGAACGAAGATGATCGCCCAGCGCTCCACCGGCTTCAACAACATCGACCTGGACGTGGCCCGGCAGCTCGGCATGACGGTGAGCCGGGTGTCGTACTACTCCCCGTACTCCGTGGCCGAGTTCGCCTGGACCCTGGCCATGACCGTGAACCGGCGGATCGTCCGCGCCTCGAACCGGACACGGGACTTCGACTTCCGGCTGAACGGGCTGATGGGCCGCGACATGCACGGCCGCACCGCGGGCGTCCTCGGCACCGGCAAGATCGGCGAGGCGTTCACCCGCATCGCGCACGGCTTCGGCATGAACCTGCTGGGCTGGGACGTCGTGCAGAACCCGGCGTGCGTCGAGCTGGGCATGAAGTACGTGGACAAGGACGAGCTGCTCGCCTCCGCGGACCTGATCAGCCTGCACGTACCGCTGTTGGAGTCGACGCACCACGTCATCGACGCGGCCGCGCTGCGGACGATGAAGGACGACGCCATCCTGGTGAACTCCAGCCGCGGCGGTCTGATCGACACACAGGCCCTGGTGTCGGAGCTGCGGGCCGGGCGCTTCGAGGGGGTCGGACTGGACGTGTACGAGGCGGAGGCGGGCGTCTTCTTCCTGGACAAGTCCTTGGAGGCCGTGGAGGACGACACCCTGGCGCGCCTGATCACCTTCCCGAACGTGGTGGTCACCTCGCACCAGGGGTACTACACGCACGACGCGGTGGGCCAGATCGTCGACGCCACGGTCCGCAACGTGGCCGACTACCTGGCCGGCCGCCGCTCCGAGAACACCCTGTGTCCCTCGTGA
- a CDS encoding 6-phosphofructokinase, whose amino-acid sequence MKVGVLTGGGDCPGLNAVIRAVVRKGVQEYGCGFIGFKDGWRGAVEGDTVPLGISAVRGILPRGGTILGSSRTNPLKQENGVRRIKENLAKYEVDALVAIGGEDTLGVAATLYGEYGIPCVGVPKTIDNDLSATDYTFGFDTAVGIATEAIDRLHTTAESHMRVLVVEVMGRHAGWIALHSGLAGGANVILIPEQRFDLDQVCAWVTSRFKASYAPIVVIAEGAVPKDGEMVLKDATTDSFGHVRLSGVGEWLAKEIEARTGKEARTTVLGHIQRGGTPSAFDRWLATRFGLHAIDAVHEGDFGKMVALKGTDIVRVPIADATAKLKTVDPALYQEVGVFFG is encoded by the coding sequence ATGAAGGTCGGAGTGCTCACGGGCGGCGGCGACTGCCCCGGTCTCAACGCGGTCATCCGGGCCGTCGTCCGCAAGGGCGTCCAGGAGTACGGGTGCGGGTTCATCGGATTCAAGGACGGCTGGCGCGGCGCCGTCGAGGGGGACACCGTCCCCCTCGGCATCTCCGCGGTGCGCGGCATCCTGCCGCGCGGCGGCACCATCCTCGGCTCCTCGCGGACCAACCCGCTCAAGCAGGAGAACGGGGTCCGGCGGATCAAGGAGAACCTCGCCAAGTACGAGGTCGACGCTCTCGTCGCGATCGGCGGCGAGGACACCCTGGGCGTGGCCGCCACGCTGTACGGGGAGTACGGCATCCCCTGCGTCGGCGTCCCGAAGACCATCGACAACGACCTGTCGGCCACCGACTACACCTTCGGCTTCGACACGGCGGTGGGCATCGCCACGGAGGCCATCGACCGGCTGCACACCACGGCCGAGTCGCACATGCGGGTGCTCGTCGTCGAGGTGATGGGCCGGCACGCCGGCTGGATCGCCCTGCACTCGGGGCTGGCGGGCGGCGCCAACGTCATCCTCATTCCGGAGCAGCGCTTCGACCTGGACCAGGTCTGCGCGTGGGTGACCTCCCGGTTCAAGGCGAGCTACGCGCCGATCGTGGTGATCGCGGAGGGGGCTGTGCCCAAGGACGGGGAGATGGTGCTGAAGGACGCCACCACCGACTCGTTCGGGCACGTGCGGCTGTCGGGCGTGGGGGAGTGGCTGGCCAAGGAGATCGAGGCGCGGACCGGCAAGGAGGCCCGGACCACGGTGCTCGGGCACATCCAGCGCGGCGGCACGCCGAGCGCCTTCGACCGGTGGCTGGCGACGCGGTTCGGGCTGCACGCGATCGACGCCGTGCACGAGGGCGACTTCGGGAAGATGGTCGCGCTGAAGGGGACGGACATCGTGCGGGTGCCGATCGCCGACGCGACGGCGAAGCTCAAGACCGTGGACCCGGCCCTCTACCAGGAGGTCGGCGTGTTCTTCGGCTGA